Proteins from a single region of Synergistaceae bacterium:
- a CDS encoding C40 family peptidase: protein MMKRRICFMSMCVFAVLGLASTALAAVEDWVIIKVPLAPTFGYANNTRTDEDDEMMYGMVGKVTAIGANSLLGGELYLINTQYDYPDGYLRVAAGEFDLVSADEAEAWRDAQTHWVISNFADVLSEKNLDAYPPLITLPKGSLLKVTYSDSDSPWSTVELRGGRIGYIRTDRLRAKRSATDALNPAHEDEIRTEIVSNALSYINSNYRWAGKTPLGLDCSGLSSMAYMLSGINSYRNSRPEPGNEPVGKYPIALKHIDTPANDPASFDIASTHTLESLAKAKPGDMLYWNGHQGIYIGNGEFVHANGGSASCRVNSLIPDRKEPAPTRNDLNTYCSIYTWGTAFPDEPEKIIVDRLILTRTDTMKYRIVARINGYVPNRAEFYPCGVDESGSPLGYDGTTATPIIHEMTTPANVRYMLFDVINTTNNNAPTFMYDVAASGQTYIPAIKFFNETGYRPLGETIVSEIFEMPTTFSPE from the coding sequence ATGATGAAACGAAGAATTTGTTTTATGTCGATGTGCGTTTTTGCCGTCCTTGGACTGGCTTCAACGGCGTTGGCGGCTGTTGAAGACTGGGTTATTATCAAGGTGCCGCTGGCGCCGACGTTTGGATATGCAAATAATACCAGAACCGATGAAGACGACGAGATGATGTACGGTATGGTTGGCAAGGTCACAGCTATAGGCGCAAATTCACTGCTCGGTGGCGAATTGTACTTGATCAACACACAGTACGATTACCCAGACGGCTATCTGCGGGTTGCTGCCGGGGAGTTTGATCTTGTATCCGCGGATGAGGCGGAAGCATGGAGAGACGCCCAAACCCACTGGGTCATATCGAATTTTGCGGATGTGCTCTCCGAGAAAAACCTCGATGCATATCCGCCGCTCATCACCCTGCCCAAGGGTTCTCTGTTGAAAGTGACCTATTCTGATTCTGACTCGCCTTGGAGTACCGTGGAACTTCGTGGTGGACGGATAGGATACATTAGAACGGATCGGTTGCGCGCGAAAAGGAGTGCAACAGACGCGCTCAATCCTGCTCACGAAGATGAAATCAGAACGGAAATCGTCTCCAACGCGTTGTCCTATATTAACTCAAACTACCGCTGGGCGGGGAAAACTCCCTTGGGACTCGATTGCTCTGGGCTTTCTTCCATGGCCTACATGCTCAGCGGGATCAATTCGTATCGCAACTCCCGCCCCGAGCCTGGGAATGAGCCGGTGGGAAAATACCCTATCGCCCTGAAACACATAGACACTCCTGCCAACGACCCGGCTAGCTTCGATATCGCTTCTACTCACACCTTGGAGTCCCTGGCCAAGGCGAAACCAGGAGACATGCTTTATTGGAACGGACATCAGGGAATATATATAGGCAATGGAGAATTTGTCCACGCTAACGGAGGTTCGGCAAGCTGCAGGGTAAATTCGCTGATTCCCGACCGGAAAGAACCTGCCCCCACCCGTAACGACCTCAACACCTATTGTTCCATCTATACATGGGGCACCGCTTTCCCTGACGAGCCGGAGAAGATCATCGTCGACCGCCTCATACTTACGCGGACGGACACTATGAAATATCGTATTGTGGCTCGTATTAATGGATATGTGCCGAACAGAGCGGAATTTTACCCCTGCGGGGTCGATGAGTCCGGTTCACCTCTCGGATACGATGGAACAACCGCTACCCCAATAATTCATGAAATGACTACACCAGCTAACGTTCGTTACATGCTTTTTGACGTAATCAACACGACCAACAACAATGCTCCTACTTTTATGTATGATGTCGCGGCTTCAGGTCAGACCTACATTCCCGCGATAAAATTCTTCAACGAGACGGGCTATCGACCGTTGGGGGAGACAATAGTAAGCGAAATTTTTGAAATGCCTACGACTTTTAGCCCTGAGTAA
- a CDS encoding Ig-like domain-containing protein, which produces MKRIFMAILLCFVVPGAAFADKAIVKSQIAPVLSEPGGSSAVRMDEVLFGMVVDVLDDKANPDYPRIRTAYGFEGYACADDLHMNDADAVEWEGNVNRRVSFPHADIHGNNGSGGNPSQGSNGRMFGWLPKGALIYATSSTLTADYYYPISMPSWVTFIEGPKESPGPGDYPGRFIRATSLYNNKPKAYNRRFEPSRLLKFSCLASGLSEKSIRNNLVADALSYCDYLDTIEKIADPDLKTLGTMAAQWRKGGKTHQGMDASGLVSMVYLLNDILISRDVTPSLAGPLRPIDFGKQAEGDVLFWDAPDGKGLYIGNDQFIYASYDDQKVRIGTIGVDLMRSDIIMGGTQFPVVSVTGLMVSPDTVSLQIGKTQSLSGTLSPADASYTAVTWSSSDPTVATISATGLVTGIAKGTLTITAKTADGDFTDSCKVTIDAMVSLPGGAKVELPTGTTVGEDGRITLPVDGTSTLTTPTGTTIDLPGRTLITPDGTATLPAGGMGTVTIPTGTTIVLPGEAVVKSDGTITLPSGGTGTVARSDATVKVEVTGSMKIDDAEGIIILIPDTTTGKVTITTVGGIKIVLSSGTLTEGGEIFSQSHSLSLSLSNGTVTKSAETSSQYLYILVETEDAEVTYADGSTKIVPEGSIIKVDSKGEITIDSGSGSEPSSDGGGCNAGMGVVGALIMGLAGALILFVALWTTRKGYERYER; this is translated from the coding sequence ATGAAAAGAATTTTTATGGCGATTTTATTGTGTTTTGTAGTGCCTGGTGCCGCATTCGCCGACAAGGCAATAGTCAAGTCGCAAATCGCTCCGGTACTCTCGGAGCCTGGCGGCAGCAGCGCGGTAAGAATGGACGAGGTCCTCTTTGGAATGGTGGTCGATGTGCTCGATGATAAGGCTAATCCTGACTACCCTCGTATCCGAACGGCGTATGGATTTGAGGGTTACGCATGCGCAGATGATCTCCATATGAACGACGCCGACGCCGTGGAATGGGAGGGCAATGTCAACCGCCGCGTGTCGTTTCCCCACGCGGATATCCACGGAAACAATGGATCTGGCGGAAATCCGAGCCAGGGTTCCAATGGCCGGATGTTTGGATGGCTGCCCAAGGGAGCGTTGATCTATGCTACTTCCTCAACTCTAACGGCCGATTATTATTATCCAATTAGTATGCCCTCTTGGGTAACTTTCATCGAGGGTCCGAAGGAATCGCCTGGTCCTGGTGATTACCCTGGTCGCTTTATTAGGGCTACTTCTCTCTATAACAATAAACCTAAGGCTTATAATAGAAGATTTGAACCTTCGAGGCTTCTGAAGTTCTCTTGTCTTGCTTCTGGTCTTTCTGAGAAAAGCATCCGCAACAATCTGGTGGCGGACGCGTTGTCTTACTGTGATTATCTCGATACCATCGAAAAAATCGCGGACCCCGATCTGAAGACGCTGGGGACGATGGCCGCCCAGTGGCGAAAAGGCGGGAAAACGCATCAGGGAATGGACGCGTCTGGACTTGTTTCCATGGTCTATTTGCTCAATGATATACTGATATCGCGCGATGTCACTCCAAGTCTCGCCGGCCCTCTTCGTCCTATTGATTTCGGCAAGCAGGCTGAAGGAGATGTTCTTTTCTGGGATGCGCCGGACGGTAAGGGTCTTTACATTGGAAATGATCAATTCATCTACGCCAGTTATGACGACCAGAAAGTTCGTATAGGTACTATTGGTGTCGACTTGATGAGGTCGGATATTATAATGGGTGGCACCCAGTTTCCTGTCGTCTCAGTAACAGGACTCATGGTATCTCCGGATACGGTGTCGCTTCAAATCGGAAAGACCCAGTCTCTATCAGGCACGCTATCCCCCGCTGACGCTTCTTACACGGCAGTAACATGGTCATCGAGTGACCCAACTGTGGCAACCATCAGTGCCACTGGTCTTGTAACCGGTATCGCGAAGGGGACGCTCACGATCACGGCCAAAACTGCCGATGGCGATTTCACTGACAGTTGTAAAGTGACAATTGACGCTATGGTTTCGCTGCCAGGAGGCGCGAAAGTCGAGCTTCCCACTGGCACCACGGTCGGCGAAGATGGAAGGATAACTTTGCCTGTCGATGGGACGAGCACGCTAACGACTCCAACCGGCACAACGATAGACCTTCCCGGCAGGACACTGATCACTCCTGACGGTACGGCTACCCTGCCTGCCGGTGGGATGGGTACGGTAACGATACCGACCGGCACAACAATAGTTCTTCCTGGCGAGGCCGTGGTCAAGTCTGACGGTACGATAACCCTACCTTCTGGAGGAACGGGCACGGTAGCAAGATCGGATGCTACGGTGAAGGTGGAGGTTACGGGTAGCATGAAGATTGATGACGCTGAGGGCATAATCATACTGATTCCCGACACAACAACTGGCAAGGTGACGATTACGACCGTAGGCGGCATAAAGATCGTACTTTCCAGCGGCACGCTAACCGAGGGCGGCGAAATATTTTCTCAGTCTCACTCTCTTTCTCTTTCTCTTTCCAACGGCACGGTAACCAAGAGCGCCGAAACGTCCTCTCAGTATCTCTATATTCTCGTTGAGACAGAGGACGCGGAAGTCACTTACGCTGACGGTTCCACAAAAATCGTTCCTGAGGGCTCTATCATCAAGGTGGATTCCAAGGGCGAGATCACTATCGATAGTGGCAGTGGCAGTGAGCCTTCCAGCGATGGCGGCGGATGCAACGCTGGTATGGGGGTTGTTGGAGCACTGATTATGGGGCTTGCTGGAGCGCTGATACTGTTTGTGGCGTTATGGACCACGCGGAAAGGGTATGAACGGTATGAACGGTAA